A genomic stretch from Bacterioplanes sanyensis includes:
- a CDS encoding PrkA family serine protein kinase, with translation MSVFNRYQERYQATQEEVMSLQQYLELCKQDPSVYATAAERMLAAIGEPEVIDTSKDIRLSRIFMNKVIKRYPAFSEFYGMEEAVENIVSYYRHAAQGLEERKQILYLLGPVGGGKSSLAERLKQLMEKIPFYAIKGSPVFESPLGLFDPVEDGQILEEDYGIQRRYLGRVMSPWAVKRLHEFGGDISKFEVVKLYPSILDQIGVAKTEPGDENNQDISSLVGKVDIRKLEDYAQDDPDAYAYSGALCRANQGLMEFVEMFKAPIKVLHPLLTATQEGNYNGTEGMGAMPFEGIILAHSNESEWQSFKNNKNNEAFLDRVYIVKVPYCVRVDEEVKIYEKLLTNSSLAEAHCAPDTLSMLAKFTVLSRLKVPENSSIYSKMRIYNGENLKDTDPKAKSIQEYRDSAGVDEGMNGISTRFAFKILSRVFNFDSTEVAANPVHLLYVLEQAIDQEQFPEEVHNRYLNFIKEYLATEYVNFIGKEIQTAYLESYAEYGQNIFDRYVTYADFWIQDQEYRDPETGEMLDRSAINEELEKIEKSAGISNPKDFRNEIVNFVLRARANNNGQNPSWQSYEKMRSVIEKKMFSNTEDLLPVISFSAKSSSEDQKKHDDFVARMTERGYTEKQVRLLSEWYLRVRKSQ, from the coding sequence ATGAGCGTATTCAATCGCTATCAGGAGAGATACCAAGCCACGCAGGAAGAGGTAATGTCCCTCCAGCAGTATCTCGAACTGTGCAAACAGGACCCGTCGGTGTACGCCACCGCTGCCGAACGCATGTTAGCTGCGATCGGTGAACCGGAAGTCATCGACACCTCCAAAGATATACGACTCAGTCGCATCTTTATGAACAAGGTGATCAAACGCTACCCTGCCTTTTCCGAGTTCTACGGCATGGAAGAAGCGGTTGAGAACATCGTCTCTTACTATCGCCATGCCGCCCAAGGTTTAGAAGAACGCAAACAAATCCTTTACCTGCTTGGGCCAGTTGGTGGTGGTAAATCCTCATTGGCTGAACGACTGAAACAGCTGATGGAGAAAATCCCTTTTTATGCCATTAAAGGCTCGCCGGTCTTTGAATCTCCACTGGGGCTGTTTGACCCAGTCGAAGATGGTCAAATCTTGGAAGAAGATTACGGCATTCAGCGTCGCTACTTAGGGCGCGTCATGTCTCCTTGGGCGGTTAAACGACTGCATGAATTTGGTGGCGATATCAGCAAGTTTGAAGTGGTGAAGTTATACCCTTCTATTCTGGATCAAATTGGTGTTGCTAAAACCGAGCCAGGCGATGAAAACAACCAAGACATTTCCTCATTGGTGGGCAAAGTCGATATTCGAAAACTGGAAGACTACGCCCAAGATGACCCAGATGCCTATGCCTACTCGGGTGCCTTGTGCCGTGCCAACCAGGGATTAATGGAATTTGTGGAGATGTTCAAAGCTCCCATTAAAGTGCTACACCCACTGCTGACAGCAACGCAAGAAGGTAACTACAACGGTACCGAAGGCATGGGCGCCATGCCATTCGAAGGGATTATTCTTGCGCACTCCAACGAATCTGAGTGGCAGTCGTTCAAAAACAACAAAAACAATGAGGCTTTTTTAGACCGTGTTTACATCGTTAAGGTGCCTTATTGCGTCAGAGTGGACGAGGAAGTAAAAATCTACGAAAAACTTTTGACCAACAGCTCACTGGCAGAAGCCCACTGCGCGCCCGACACGCTGAGCATGCTGGCCAAGTTCACCGTCCTATCACGATTAAAAGTGCCAGAAAACTCCAGCATTTATTCTAAAATGCGCATTTACAATGGCGAAAACCTGAAAGACACCGACCCTAAAGCCAAATCGATCCAAGAGTATCGTGACAGCGCTGGTGTTGACGAGGGGATGAACGGTATATCGACGCGTTTTGCCTTTAAAATCCTATCGCGTGTGTTTAACTTCGATTCCACCGAGGTGGCCGCCAACCCTGTACATTTATTGTATGTACTCGAACAAGCCATCGATCAGGAACAGTTTCCAGAGGAAGTACACAACCGCTACTTGAACTTTATAAAAGAGTACCTAGCAACGGAATATGTGAACTTTATTGGCAAAGAAATCCAAACCGCCTACCTCGAGTCTTACGCCGAATACGGTCAAAATATTTTCGACCGCTACGTTACCTACGCAGACTTTTGGATTCAGGACCAAGAGTATCGCGACCCTGAAACCGGTGAAATGCTTGACCGTAGCGCCATCAATGAAGAGCTCGAAAAGATCGAGAAATCTGCTGGCATTAGTAACCCTAAAGACTTTCGCAATGAGATTGTGAACTTTGTGCTGCGCGCACGTGCCAACAACAATGGCCAGAATCCGTCCTGGCAGTCTTATGAAAAAATGCGTTCTGTGATTGAGAAGAAAATGTTCTCCAACACAGAAGATTTATTGCCTGTTATCTCTTTCTCGGCCAAGTCTTCTTCCGAAGATCAGAAGAAGCACGACGATTTCGTCGCTCGTATGACGGAGCGCGGGTACACCGAGAAACAGGTCCGGTTGCTGTCAGAGTGGTACTTACGTGTACGTAAGTCGCAATAA
- a CDS encoding YeaH/YhbH family protein → MSYIIDRRLNGKNKSMVNRQRFLKRYRSHIKGAVADAVNKRSITDMERGENISIPTRSINEPMITHGQGGKQHRVFPGNKEFNTGDELEKPNQGGGSGSGSGSGQASNQGEGEDDFTFFITKEEFLNYLFDDLELPNMVKKTLSQSKEFKPLRAGFVSEGTPNNLAIVRSLRNAHARRIGMGAGKRRKLRQLMSERDELSAQKDVDPAQLKLLDEQIEDLQRRLKALPFIDDLDLRYRNQVKVPVPSSKAVMFCLMDVSGSMTQDVKDIAKRFYILLYLFLEKNYDHIELVFIRHHTSAKEVDEQEFFYSRETGGTIVSSALKLMQKIVADRYSSSEWNIYAAQASDGDNWDDDSPLCSQILRDQLLEEVQYFAYIEITPNHHQALWEAYQGILEQYGDQFAMAQIKDAGDIYPVFRQLFARKEYQQAS, encoded by the coding sequence ATGTCTTACATCATTGATCGTCGCCTGAATGGCAAAAATAAAAGCATGGTGAATCGACAGCGCTTTCTTAAGCGCTATCGCAGCCACATAAAAGGCGCCGTCGCCGACGCGGTCAACAAGCGTTCCATCACAGACATGGAGCGCGGGGAAAACATCAGTATTCCGACTCGCAGCATCAACGAGCCGATGATCACACATGGCCAGGGTGGCAAGCAGCACCGAGTTTTCCCGGGGAATAAGGAGTTCAACACCGGAGATGAACTGGAAAAGCCAAATCAAGGCGGCGGCTCTGGCAGTGGCAGTGGCAGTGGGCAAGCCAGCAATCAAGGCGAAGGCGAGGACGACTTCACCTTTTTCATCACCAAAGAGGAGTTCTTAAATTACCTGTTTGATGATCTTGAATTGCCCAACATGGTAAAAAAAACGCTCAGTCAGTCTAAGGAATTCAAGCCACTTAGAGCGGGGTTTGTGTCAGAGGGTACGCCCAATAACCTGGCCATTGTTCGCTCTCTGCGCAATGCCCACGCACGACGCATCGGAATGGGGGCAGGCAAACGGCGTAAACTGCGCCAATTGATGTCGGAGCGCGATGAGTTATCTGCGCAGAAAGATGTCGATCCTGCTCAACTCAAGCTGCTGGACGAGCAAATAGAAGATCTACAACGGCGTTTAAAGGCATTGCCTTTTATTGATGACTTGGATTTAAGGTACCGCAATCAAGTCAAGGTCCCTGTACCGAGTAGCAAAGCCGTCATGTTTTGCTTAATGGATGTGTCAGGGTCGATGACGCAAGATGTTAAGGACATCGCCAAACGCTTTTACATTCTGCTATACCTATTTCTAGAAAAGAATTACGACCACATCGAACTGGTGTTTATCCGCCATCACACCAGTGCCAAAGAAGTTGATGAGCAAGAATTTTTCTACTCGCGCGAAACAGGCGGCACCATCGTTTCCAGCGCACTCAAGCTGATGCAAAAAATCGTTGCCGATCGTTACAGCAGTAGCGAGTGGAATATATATGCCGCACAAGCGTCGGATGGTGATAACTGGGATGATGACTCACCGCTTTGCTCACAAATCCTACGCGACCAGTTATTGGAGGAAGTTCAGTACTTTGCCTATATAGAGATCACCCCCAATCACCATCAGGCACTGTGGGAGGCCTACCAGGGAATTCTCGAGCAATATGGTGATCAGTTCGCGATGGCACAGATTAAAGATGCGGGCGACATTTACCCTGTCTTCCGCCAGCTGTTCGCGCGCAAAGAGTATCAACAGGCCAGCTAA